The Tenrec ecaudatus isolate mTenEca1 chromosome 9, mTenEca1.hap1, whole genome shotgun sequence genome window below encodes:
- the LRRN3 gene encoding leucine-rich repeat neuronal protein 3, whose amino-acid sequence MKDMPLRIHALLGLAITTLVRAVDKKVDCPPFCTCETRPWFTPRSVYMEASTVDCNDLGLLNFPARLPADTQILLLQTNNIAKIEYAIDFPVNLTGLDLSQNNFSSVTHINVKKLPQLLSVYLEENKLTELPEKCLSGLSNLQELYINHNLLSAISPGAFIGLHHLLRLHLNSNRLQVINSKWFDALPNLEILMIGENPIIRIKDMNFKPLINLRSLVIAGINLTEIPDKALVGLENLESISFYDNRLVKVPRVALQKATNLKFLDLNKNPINRIRRGDFSNMLHLKELGINNMPDLISIDSLAIDNLPDLRKIEATNNPRLSYVHPNAFFRLPKLESLMLNSNALSALYHGTIESLPSLKEISIHSNPIRCDCVIRWINMNKTNIRFMEPDSLFCVDPPEFQGQNVRQVHFREMMEICLPLIAPESFPSNMDLKAGSSLSLHCRATAEPQPEIYWVTPSGQKLLPTTLSEKFYVHPEGTLDISGITTKEGGLYTCIATNLVGADLKSVMIKVDGSFPQDKNGSLQIKIKDVQANSVLVSWKASSKILKSSVKWSAFIKTETAQAAQSARIPSDVKVYNLTHLKPSTEYNVCIDIPTIYQKSRRQCVNVTTKGLDHKAHTYDKNTATTLIACLGGLLGVTGVICLVGCLAQEIHSEGGHGYVRSYLQKSAFAFGELYPPLINLWEAGKENSAALEVKATVIGVPTNMS is encoded by the coding sequence ATGAAGGACATGCCGCTCCGAATCCATGCGCTACTTGGACTCGCTATCACTACACTCGTACGAGCTGTGGATAAGAAAGTGGATTGCCCGCCATTCTGCACATGTGAAACCAGGCCTTGGTTTACCCCCAGATCCGTTTATATGGAAGCATCGACAGTGGACTGTAATGACTTAGGTCTTCTGAATTTCCCAGCCAGGTTGCCTGCTGACACACAGATTCTGCTCCTACAGACCAACAACATCGCGAAAATTGAATATGCCATCGACTTTCCCGTAAACCTTACTGGCCTGGACTTATCGCAAAACAATTTTTCCTCGGTCACCCATATCAACGTAAAAAAGTTGCCGCAGCTCCTTTCTGTGTACCTAGAGGAGAACAAACTGACCGAGCTGCCTGAAAAATGTCTGTCTGGACTGAGCAACTTGCAAGAACTCTACATTAATCACAACTTGCTCTCTGCAATCTCACCTGGGGCCTTTATTGGCCTACATCATCTTCTCCGGCTTCATCTCAATTCAAATAGATTGCAGGTGATCAACAGCAAGTGGTTTGATGCGCTCCCAAACCTGGAGATTCTGATGATTGGGGAAAATCCAATCATCAGAATCAAAGATATGAACTTTAAGCCGCTTATCAATCTTCGCAGCCTGGTCATAGCCGGCATAAACCTCACAGAAATACCCGACAAGGCCTTGGTCGGACTTGAAAACTTGGAAAGCATCTCTTTTTATGACAACAGGCTTGTTAAAGTGCCCCGTGTTGCTCTTCAGAAAGCTACAAATCTCAAATTTCTGGATCTCAATAAAAATCCCATTAATAGAATACGAAGGGGTGATTTCAGCAACATGCTACATTTGAAAGAGTTGGGGATAAATAACATGCCTGACCTGATTTCCATCGACAGTCTTGCCATAGATAACTTGCCCGATTTAAGAAAAATAGAGGCTACTAACAACCCCAGATTGTCTTACGTGCACCCAAATGCGTTTTTCAGACTCCCCAAGCTGGAGTCGCTCATGCTCAACAGCAATGCCCTCAGTGCCCTGTACCACGGTACCATCGAGTCTCTGCCCAGCCTCAAGGAGATCAGCATCCACAGCAACCCCATCAGGTGCGACTGTGTCATACGTTGGAttaatatgaacaaaaccaacatTCGATTTATGGAGCCAGATTCACTGTTTTGTGTGGACCCGCCTGAATTCCAAGGTCAGAATGTTCGCCAAGTGCATTTCCGGGAAATGATGGAAATTTGCCTCCCTCTCATAGCTCCTGAAAGCTTCCCATCCAACATGGATCTAAAAGCTGGGAGCTCTCTGTCCTTACACTGTAGAGCTACTGCAGAGCCACAGCCGGAAATCTACTGGGTAACACCTTCCGGCCAAAAGCTCTTGCCTACTACTCTGTCAGAGAAGTTTTATGTCCATCCTGAAGGCACACTAGATATCAGTGGAATAACCACCAAAGAAGGGGGGTTATATACCTGTATAGCAACGAACTTGGTGGGTGCTGACTTGAAGTCTGTTATGATAAAAGTGGATGGGTCTTTCCCCCAGGATAAAAATGGATCtttgcaaattaaaataaaagatgtTCAGGCCAATTCTGTTCTGGTGTCCTGGAAAGCAAGTTCTAAAATTCTCAAATCCAGCGTGAAGTGGTCAGCCTTTATCAAGACTGAAACGGCCCAAGCTGCCCAAAGTGCTCGAATACCATCTGATGTCAAGGTATATAACCTTACTCACCTGAAACCGTCAACCGAGTACAACGTCTGCATTGATATCCCCACCATTTATCAGAAAAGCAGAAGACAATGTGTGAATGTCACCACCAAAGGCTTGGACCATAAGGCACACACATATGACAAGAACACCGCCACCACCCTTATTGCCTGCCTCGGTGGCCTTCTGGGGGTCACTGGGGTGATATGTCTTGTCGGCTGCCTCGCTCAAGAAATTCACAGTGAGGGTGGGCATGGCTACGTGAGGAGTTACTTGCAGAAATCAGCCTTTGCATTCGGCGAGCTTTATCCCCCTCTAATCAACCTCTGGGAAGCAGGCAAAGAAAACAGTGCAGCATTGGAAGTAAAAGCGACAGTAATAGGTGTGCCAACAAACATGTCCTAA